GGTTAAAAAagatcatttttttaaaaaatgaattaaaaatatttttatgtaaaatgttgTCTGTCAATTCATGTTATTTGCTTTTGTTCATATTAAACACtgtatcattattaatattaaaaaatgaatacaactaatgtttaaaaatcttgtgAAAAGTTAAGTTATTATTTACTATTGCATTTCAAAAAGATAAATAGGACTTGTtagtaaaaaaatacattgaaatgctAGTGCCAAGTGTACAAACTAAGAGTCAGTAACATTTACTTGAAGCAAGAGTATTAcaaagttacatttacttgagaatttcTAATTAAAAGTCTCAAAGAATTGTGTGTAACCTTTACTTGAACATAAGGTCTGTTAAATTTAATAGCAATTTCTACGTGGAAATTGTTTCCTAGGTTTTTTTCAAGTAAACCCCACTCAGTGTATCAGATGTAGGTAATACtcactcttttgttttttgggttCATCCTTTAGTCTTTCTTgttccttcttttgtttttcttgttcctTCTTTTGACTTTCTTGTTCctgcttttgtttttcttgttcctTCTTTAGTCTTTCTTGTTCctgcttttgtttttcttgttcctgcttttgtttttcttgttccttcttttgtctttcttgttcctgcttttgtttttcttgttcctgcttttgtttttcttgttcctTCTTTTGACTTTCTTGTTCCTGCTTTAGTCTTTCTTGTTCATGCTTTTGTCTTTCTTGTTCctgcttttgtttttcttgttcctTCTTTTGACTTTCTTGTTCctgcttttgtttttcttgttcatGCTTTTGTCTTTCTTGTTCctgcttttgtttttcttgttcctGCTTTTGACTTTCTTGTTCCTGCTTTTGTCTTTTTAGTTCATCCTTTAGTTTTTCTAGTTCCGGCTTTTGTCTTTCTTGTTCCttcttttgactttttatttcagaGTTCCAGCGGCGATAGTAAATCACACCAACAGCAGCAGCTGCAGCCACgagcagcagaacagcaacagttATTCCTGCTATAGCACCTGCAGACATCGGCGGAGCTGTAACAGATAAAGAGAGACgtcattagtgtcactgaatcaTTAATCATCAGCACTAAATAACCTGCATGAAACAATCCTGCAAAATATTCAGTATTAAGAGTTCATGAACCTTTCACACTTTAGATttgatttatttcttcatttctATTTATTCTCTCAGTTTCATTCACACAACGACTCCTGATAATATTAATCCCATAATAATCATGCCAGAAATGACATTTATAATGAATCCTGACGGGACATTGAACTAAAGGGATTTACAGACTTTCTCATCATTTATAGAAATATTCCCagttaaaaacatgttttctaaGGAACATTAAGTGTGACGTAATCATTGATCATGTTGTTGTTTATCTTTAATCAATGACACACGAGTACACAATGTCATTGTTGcttataggagtggtggtggtgagtGGCTAAAGCaaagggctgttaatcagaaggtccttggtttgaaccccacggccaccaccattgtgtccttgagcaaggcacttaactccaggttgttccggggggattgtccctgtaataagtgcactgtaagtcactttggataaaagcgtctgccaaatgcataaatgtaaatgtaatgtaaatgctgTATGTGTcagtaaaatcatgctaacacacacaaatactcatgTTGAGCACTGCTAATGATAGAGACGGATTAACCCTTTAAACAATCAAATAATCCCAATGAAACTATATTTGATGAACACACACAGTTCTTATAAAGCAAATCAAACATGATGTGACTGTAGATCAAGTGTGTGTGATGACATTATTATACTCTCCCTCTCATCAtcaaaacactttcagaaaaatcAAACTTGTGTGAATATGATCTGAAGTGTTTACAGACAGACGGTCACAGTACTTACCCTTCACATAAAGACTGAATCTCTTGTGTTTCGTCTCTCTGTTGCTGCTGATCTTTAGTTTATATTCTCCAGTGTCTGCGGTTCTGCTGTCTGTAATGATGAGAGATCCCGTCTGATCCAGATGTATTCTGCCTTTGAATCTCTCATCAGGAGATAATGAGATCTTATTGTTCTCTTTATCAACTTTAGCAATGAGAATTTCTCCAAACCTCCACATGATCAGCTCATCTCCATGTGGTTCAATATCAGTGTTTAGAGTAACAGATTCTCCCACCGTCACTGACACTGACTTCACTTCAGTTGTACCGGCATCAATCACAGTTGGGGAATCTACAAAGAACAGATTCACAGGTTATGTACGGGACCATGTACATTAAATTCACTAATAATCTTAAATACTCACAATACTAAGTTGTGGCAGTGggtgcgtggtcaagcgcccgtccgggagaggaaagcggtaagggcgcttacacctgagctaaattatgcctaacacctgtctctaattccagtgagcacaaggagagcggcataaaagcagacacagagcctccagtcgagacAGAGAGAGCCCAACAAGCCAACCCAATGTGCTTGTGTATTGTTGTGTAACATTGGTAAACTGTCAAAgagaaaaatgacaattaaagccttacctttagTTCATAATctcgtttcctgtgtcctccttcccgtgagggtctttacactggtgccgaaatccgggatcCATTTCCAAGTTCAtccaagcatggagaaaggtcgccccatagtgtcctcccagctggcagaggtcctccagtccctcgcaacgttacatcaaagccaccagcaatccctgcttgagctccggcaggaccaagatcgccagtttttcgaaatcatgcaggctcaggcagaggaccggcatgccatccggagcctcctcagccaggagaccacGTCGGCCACAACTgagaccccggacacccgcgctatgctacccccgcccacgttacagaagatgggggaagcagatgatcctgaggccttcctcgatttattCGAGtgcacggcagaaatctggggctggccgctcgaacagtgggcagcccgcctaattcctctcctgtccggggaagctcaacttgcggcacaacaactgccgaacctcctggcttattcagacctgaagagagccattctgcaatgggtcggtcggagcctggaagagaatcgccagctcttccggggcatgaagttagaGAATTCCGATCGCCCGTTTgtgtttgctcaacggctccgggacgcctgtcgacgtcgagggagtgatcgatcaggtggtgctggaacaaTTCGTCCAACGGCTGCCcagtccagtgccaccgcccggcgtggAAGCTGTTACGTCTGGCGGAGGACAATTTGGCGGCGatccgagggcggacgagccctcttcttcttcttctctctctctctctctctctccttccctgTGTCTGCCCCgcctcctccccctcccctgtgtCCTCtcactctgttctctccccagggcccgttcctgccccgcgcaggcgtggacatccgaccagcttcccggccttggcaGAAtgttccccgtccttcagccactctcctcctcaggtgggggtgcccaCCAACACCAGTGCGGGcataacgcctgggccggcctgttggaggagCAGGGACCCGGGCCACCTCCGGGATCAGTGTCTACTGATGGAAGTGGGGATGGTGGTGTGGGTCTCCGACGTCttgcaggctgccccgatcgggctggagcataccggattccggtaaggatcagggggtatataccaagctttgctggataccggctgtaatcaaaccaccatccaccaacgcttggttcaacccggggcttttgGTATAGCTAAATTGGTGAAGGttaggtgtgtgcatggggatgttcacgagtatcccatggtgactttggtaattaaattcaggggaagaaaatatagtgtggaggcagcggttagttcccacctcgctcatccgctaatcttgggcaCTGATTGGCCGGggtttataaatattttagagggtatttgtgtggatgggtcctgcataaagaggtgtgcggtgtgcgatgcatTGGCTGGAGAGGTGGAGCCGGGGACGTCCTCGGCTtctccgagtgacgagggaaggggtgaggttgccgcccctcctctcagggagttccctgagggggacttccctctagagcagccacgggacgaaacccttaaacacgcccttgaccaagtgagagttattgatggtcaacagctccggccgggcatcgccatttcatacccctACTTTGCCATAATAAAAGATTGATTATATAGAGTGaagcaggatgctcaaacaaaagaagaagtgACCCagttattgattccacggagccgccgggaaatggttttacaggcggctcactataatcccatggccggtcacctaggggaaaaaaaaacactgctccgtctaatagccgtttctattggccgggcattggcggtgacgtccgcaggtggtgagCGGCGTGCCGGCAATGCCAGCTGGTAAACCctccggccaccccaaaagtgccattgcgccctctacctttaatcgaggttcccttcgaaagaattggaatggacctcatcgggccattagaacggtcagcatgcGGACATCGCTTCATGTTGGTCCTCGTGGATTACGcaacacgatatccggaagcagtgccgcTGAGCAACATcacagcacgtagtgttgcaggggcactcttcaaaataatctcccgggtggggattccaaaggaaatcctcaccgaccaaggcacaacgtttatgtcacggacactccgcaaactttacgagctcttggccGTTAAGTCAAtccgcactagcgtttaccatccccagaccgatggcctagtggaacggtttaataaaacgctcaagaacatgattcgtaaattcgtacacgaagacgctaggaattgggataggtggctggaccccctgttgtttgtaGTAcgggaggtcccgcaagcctccacggggttctccccgtttgagctgttGTATGGGCGATGCCCAAgcggggtccttgacgtcatccgcgaggCGTGGGtggagggaccttctaacagcAAAAACGAAATTCAGTAAGTTCTTAATCTtagagcaaagctccacacactggacCGCacactaacacaggagaatttgctccagacTCGAACGTCAACgtcggctgtatgacaggggtacccgcctaagggaatttgcaccgggagataaagtacttttattactcccaacatcgagttctaaattactcgccaagtggcaaggaccctttgaggtcacacgacgagtaggggatctctaTTATGAGATTAAACGCACCGATAGAGGGAGTGCACgacaaatttaccacctcaacctcctgaaattatggagagaagaggcggcctcgggccggaggtaaacaaactCTGCAACCTCGACACCTCGGTTAATTGTGGGGACTAGCTTTCACCACGCCAACTTGCAGAGGTCTCCGatttacaaaaagagtttgcagatgttttttcccctctaccgggccgtacaaatcTCATACATCACCACATCAATACCGAGCCGGGAGTGGTTGTACATTGCCGCCCTTATTGCTTAcctgaacataaaaagaaagtagttcgggaggaattggatgcgatgctcgAAATGGGAGTactagaagaatcccacagtgattggtccagcccggttgttcttgttcctaagAGCAATGGGTCTgtgcggttctgtgtggattataggaaagttaacgcggtgtctaaatttgacgcatacccgatgccccgtgttgatgaactgctcgatcggttgggtactgctcgattttatttgaccttggatttaacaaagggctattggcagatccccttgacacccaTATcctgtgagaaaacagccttcaccacgccgtttggattacaccaatttgtgacacttcctttcGGATTGTTCGGGGCTCCGGCCACATTTCAAcgcctcatggatcggatcctcagacctcataccgcatatgccgctgcctatttggatgatattATCATCTACAGCAATGATTgacagcggcacatgcaacatctgagggccgtcctgagatcgctgaggCGTgcagggctcacggcaaaccctaaaaagtgcgcgattgggcgggtggaggtatggtatttggggttccacttgggtcatggccaggtgcgtccccaaattgataagaccgcggcaattgcgacttgccctagacctaataccaaaaagggggtgaggcagttcctggggctggctggctattatagaaggtttgtgcctaattattcagacgtcacaccagcccgctgactgacttCACTAAAAAAGGGTCTCCAGATCCGGTttaatggtcggagcagtgtcaacaggcattTAAGCGGGTtcaagccgcactttgtgggggccgcttcttcatgcacctgacttgtctctctcttttattttgcagacggacgcttcagacagagtgctgggggccgtactctcgcaggtggtggagggggaggagcgcccggtgctgtacattagccggaagctctatttgagggagactaagtacagcaccgtggagaaggagtgtttggccatcaagtgggcggtcctcaccctccagtattacctgctggggcgggccttcaccctctgctcggatcacgccccactccagtgtcTCCACTGCATGAAAGATACTATCAcctggatcacccgttggtacctggctctcaagccctttaaattcaaggtggtccacagaccaggggtgcagatggctgtcgccgactttctctccagaaatgggggggggggcggGGGTAGACAGGCCtggatggcgccccggcctgaggcaggcggtgggggtatgtggcagcggggggtggtcaagcgcccgtccaggagaggaaagcgataagggcgcttacacatgacacctgtctctaattccagtgagcacgaggagagcagcataaaagcagacacagagcctccagtcgaaaCAGAGAGAGCCCAACAAGCCAACCCAATGTGCTTGTGTATTGTTGTGTAACATTGGTAAACTGTCAAAGAGAAAaatggcaattaaagccttacctttagTTCATAATctcgtttcctgtgtcctccttcccgtgagggtcttTACACAAGTGTATTTCAGTCTCTGAACACTAATAAACAGTAATAAATCCCTTTTACTTGTTATTAATTTATATGTTGAATGTTTCTGGCAGATGAAACTGATTTAATAAATATTTCCTTTATTCTCTCCATCTGTGTCATGTTGAGCTGCATCTGCTGTTTATTTGATAAGAGttcattaaatattagatcaaatctGATATTTCCTGACACAGAGATGTCGTATTGAAATATGGAGGATCATCAAACACTGATGAAGAATGAATATCAGTACATGTATATATGTGACTGTCAGAGAAAACGTGTTAAGAAGATGCAATGATTTATTTTGGTTTcgttctatatttatttaattcaggtaATAATGATTCATATTGATGAAGTGTTTTCtgcttattaatttattataacttTTATATAAAAGGACAGAGGACACTGAAAGAGCTGGAGTAATAACTGGCACAGATGTTAATATGGTGATGCAGATGTGGAGCCGGTTTCTTTCTTTtggggtgcgagagaggagcggaCAATCTCATCTGACCGTCCTAACAGCAGTCACACTATACGACTGTGATGCTACATTACAACTGACAGAACTTCAGAGGCTAAAGATCATCACAGCGACTATTAATGGACAGTCGGGGAACACGTCACACTGAACGGTTTAAGATTGCTGATTTTGCCCAACGACGACAGAAATCCTTTAGCATTcctgaaatttgtctcagacggcagaatcATGTCCAAAATCAAACAGTGCACCAGATTTACTTTTTATCCaatattcaaataatattcaCATTTTTAAGACATTATTTCAGTCAACAAGACATCAAATATCTGAACTAATGTCAACTCCTAAATCCACAACAAATCAATCACAATCTATCGATTATTCTGACGAGTAATTGAAAAATGATTTAATTCAGTTGTGGAGCTGAAGTCATGTTTGGCTAGAATACATTAATTAGCAAATGTGTTGTTGTATTTTACgagtaaataataaaaactgtGTAAACAATATCTAAATACAACAGACACCCAAATCAGAtctataatataaaaatgaatataagcGGACTGAGATTCTCCAGGTGTGCTCAACTTTATTAAATGCAAGATCTACTTTTTTCTTGAACTAGTTCAACATGATCTTCACTTTTTAGTTTAGAAGTGAAATATGTGAAAACAGGAcatagaaataaaatatttgattttttCAGAAACAATGTCTGAACACCAATCTTTTTATTAAGGATAAGTTATAAATGTGGTTCAACTATTTTATAGAGATTTTATAAAAgttagttttatttgtatagtgactttcacaacacacacgcaGCTgcacagaagataaaactgtaatatctataatatcttaacagtcatcattgtgtaaataaaaagtaattttattgattttttctatcacttgcattcaaaacagaacacaatatTCACAATAATCACGTGAGAGAGTCtatatttattcactctcattgaTTTCCAGCAGTTGCAGATATTGTTGTGCTTGTGTTACAAACTGCAGATCACAAAAGCTTTTCGCTTGCCATGTAGTGTGTAAAACACTCTTAAACATCTGGACAATTTGGTCCTCACAGAGTAAAAATCTAATAGTTTCACATGTGGGGATACATTCTTCCACATTGAGTTTATCTGTAATAATGTCCATAAACTAAAACATATTTAGCAGAAGTGGGGCATTGTGATCTATATTTTAAACACTCATcatgaaatctaatttacattaaaatggtaATTAATTTACACAGAACAGAACTCAAATAGGGCTGAAACAATGAGTCGACGTTAtcgttgaatagtcgtttgatctgatttaacgtaacatgagatcatgaaactctaatgatgacatgagagaggagcacagcagctcacatctgactgaggagaggaagaaaacatgtccagatgctctctaaactttccaaacagtttCAGGTGATGCAGATCCCAAACTATAACGGGATCataatggaaaaatacaaaataagggaAAACAGAAGCACCGTCATcctgaaataaagcagagctggaTCTGTTCCACTTAAACAAaacctgcatgtcagagcatctaaaaagaaaacaaccttccgttatatctttaatgcatcctttatttatgtttaaataagGAAGTGCATCATTAACAAACTACAAAAATGTCATCTCGACTGAGGCACCCTCTGGTGCGGGACATCCGTCTCTCATGTGCATTTGCTGTAGTTAGATTAATAACATGATGCgacgtattgaatcataatatactgaaGCCTATGTGTCACGTGTGCATCTCATTGTCAAGTAAATCGGTGATATGCAGCACTATAAAGAAGATATAGAGTTTATATATAGACTcatggagaatgttgaatacaatattgaaatatttttaaatatctaaaaacagcCTCCCAAGATTTACCTGATAAGATATTAGATAAaccatataagatatttagacttgctgttagagaatatgtggaaaacaagacaaaaacacttgatgataaGAGGATTAATGCAGTGAATTTTTACTTTagttttttcctttaattcagtggatgtcatttagaggtatttttaaaagatgatttttgtctttattgttattaagcacatttaatacaacctcttaactcgggcacaagctgaataatctgataagaactaatgattaatcgttgcaataatcaact
This region of Xyrauchen texanus isolate HMW12.3.18 chromosome 48, RBS_HiC_50CHRs, whole genome shotgun sequence genomic DNA includes:
- the LOC127639744 gene encoding golgin subfamily A member 6-like protein 6 isoform X3, which translates into the protein MKNTFKTLLFISLLCGVSGAGEIKSVMEGDSVTLQTDVTEILTYNLIMWRFKGDLIAENIKGKIPYFPDGRFSGRLKLDQQTGSLTITNIRTIHSGDYKIQIETNTGPTEKRFTLTVYDSPTVIDAGTTEVKSVSVTVGESVTLNTDIEPHGDELIMWRFGEILIAKVDKENNKISLSPDERFKGRIHLDQTGSLIITDSRTADTGEYKLKISSNRETKHKRFSLYVKAPPMSAGAIAGITVAVLLLVAAAAAVGVIYYRRWNSEIKSQKKEQERQKPELEKLKDELKRQKQEQESQKQEQEKQKQEQERQKHEQEKQKQEQESQKKEQEKQKQEQERQKHEQERLKQEQESQKKEQEKQKQEQEKQKQEQERQKKEQEKQKQEQEKQKQEQERLKKEQEKQKQEQESQKKEQEKQKKEQERLKDEPKKQKN
- the LOC127639744 gene encoding golgin subfamily A member 6-like protein 6 isoform X2; this translates as MKNTFKTLLFISLLCGVSGADEMKSVMEGDSVTLQTDVTEILTDDKILWWFKGSAIAQITDGGKIKFMKDVPDGRFSGRLKLDNQTGSLTITNIRTIHSGDYKIKIISSNTGTTEKIFTVTVYDSPTVIDAGTTEVKSVSVTVGESVTLNTDIEPHGDELIMWRFGEILIAKVDKENNKISLSPDERFKGRIHLDQTGSLIITDSRTADTGEYKLKISSNRETKHKRFSLYVKAPPMSAGAIAGITVAVLLLVAAAAAVGVIYYRRWNSEIKSQKKEQERQKPELEKLKDELKRQKQEQESQKQEQEKQKQEQERQKHEQEKQKQEQESQKKEQEKQKQEQERQKHEQERLKQEQESQKKEQEKQKQEQEKQKQEQERQKKEQEKQKQEQEKQKQEQERLKKEQEKQKQEQESQKKEQEKQKKEQERLKDEPKKQKN
- the LOC127639744 gene encoding golgin subfamily A member 6-like protein 6 isoform X1, whose product is MSFIKSKLQTAINNNMKNTFKTLLFISLLCGVSGAGEIKSVMEGDSVTLQTDVTEILTYNLIMWRFKGDLIAENIKGKIPYFPDGRFSGRLKLDQQTGSLTITNIRTIHSGDYKIQIETNTGPTEKRFTLTVYDSPTVIDAGTTEVKSVSVTVGESVTLNTDIEPHGDELIMWRFGEILIAKVDKENNKISLSPDERFKGRIHLDQTGSLIITDSRTADTGEYKLKISSNRETKHKRFSLYVKAPPMSAGAIAGITVAVLLLVAAAAAVGVIYYRRWNSEIKSQKKEQERQKPELEKLKDELKRQKQEQESQKQEQEKQKQEQERQKHEQEKQKQEQESQKKEQEKQKQEQERQKHEQERLKQEQESQKKEQEKQKQEQEKQKQEQERQKKEQEKQKQEQEKQKQEQERLKKEQEKQKQEQESQKKEQEKQKKEQERLKDEPKKQKN